The DNA segment GTTTAAAATATATGCCGTCTCTGACTCTATAGGGGAAACAGCAGAACTTGTAGCTAAGGGTACAGCAAGTCAATTTAAAGTAAAAATGCATGTAAAAAGAGTTCCATACATAAAGACATTAGAAGATGTTTATGAATTTATGAATACTATAGATGTGCCAGATAAATGTATGGTAATTTCAAATATAATTTTGCCGGAGATAAGAGATTTTTTAGTACAAAGATGTATGGAAAAGGGTATATTTGTATATAACGTGTTAAGTCCCTGTATGAATATAGCAGCTAAAATTACAGGAGAGCAACCTATATATGAGCCAGGTGCTGTGTGGAATATAGATAATGAATATTATGAAAAAATTGAAGCTATGCAATTTGCCGTGCAGTATGATGATAGTAAGGATGTAAGTGGAATAAAGAATGCAGATGTAGTTATAGTAGGTCTTTCTAGGAGTTCGAAAACAGCTTTATGTATGTACTTGGCCAATAAAGGTATAAAAGCTCTCAATGTACCGTTAATGCCAGAAGTTCCAGTACCAGATGAATTATTACAAGTAGATAGAAAAAAAATAATAGGTCTTACAATAAATCCTTTACATCTTATTGAAATTCGCAAGCATAGACTTTTAAAATTTGGAGGAGATCATTTTAACATAAATTATGCCAATGAAGAAAGGATATTAGAAGAATTTGATTTTTTAGATAAAGTATTTAAGAGACTTGGATGTAGGGTTATAGATGTAACTCAAAGAGCTATAGAGGATACTGCTCTTATTATAATGGAGAGTATAGGATGGGTAGAAAAGAGTATCTAACATGGCTATCCTATTAATTAGAGAAGAAATTAAAAGGAATTTTAAAAAAAGCTAAAAAGTTTTAAAAAAATATGTTGACATATGGAGAATAATCTTGTATTATATTATTTGTCAGCGCGGCAGACTAGAATGAAAAAAGCGTTGATAAATAATTTGGCTCCTTGGTCAAGCGGTTAAGACACCACCCTTTCACGGTGGTAACAGGGGTTCGATTCCCCTAGGAGTCACCATTATGTGGGCGCATAGCTCAGCTGGGAGAGCATCTGCCTTACAAGCAGAGGGTCACAGGTTCGAGCCCTGTTGTGCCCACCACATAATATGGCCCAGTGGCTCAGTTGGTTAGAGTGCCGGCCTGTCACGCCGGAGGTCGAGGGTTCGAGTCCCTTCTGGGTCGCCATTATAAGCTGGCATGGCTCAATTGGCAGAGCAGCTGACTTGTAATCAGCAGGTTGTAGGTTCAATTCCTATTGCCAGCTCCAATAAAAATAATTTGGCTC comes from the Haloimpatiens massiliensis genome and includes:
- a CDS encoding pyruvate, water dikinase regulatory protein, translating into MFKIYAVSDSIGETAELVAKGTASQFKVKMHVKRVPYIKTLEDVYEFMNTIDVPDKCMVISNIILPEIRDFLVQRCMEKGIFVYNVLSPCMNIAAKITGEQPIYEPGAVWNIDNEYYEKIEAMQFAVQYDDSKDVSGIKNADVVIVGLSRSSKTALCMYLANKGIKALNVPLMPEVPVPDELLQVDRKKIIGLTINPLHLIEIRKHRLLKFGGDHFNINYANEERILEEFDFLDKVFKRLGCRVIDVTQRAIEDTALIIMESIGWVEKSI